The following coding sequences lie in one Pseudarthrobacter phenanthrenivorans Sphe3 genomic window:
- a CDS encoding 4-carboxy-4-hydroxy-2-oxoadipate aldolase/oxaloacetate decarboxylase, producing the protein MIHVKTTIDRPSADAVSRLAKFSSATIHEAQGRRGALSSRIKPIDRAMSFCGPATTVRCAPKDNLMLQVAIHYAQPGDVILASAGEYEEAGTFGDVLGNAMKAKGLAGLVTDSGVRDTQDLIELGLPVFSGSVSIKGTVKETIGPINHPVVFGDEIVYPGDVLRGDADGVVVVRRDEIEEVIRLSQERDDAERELIDLYKAGGTTIDLCNLTDVLKAKGLLVEQA; encoded by the coding sequence GTGATCCACGTAAAAACCACCATCGACCGTCCCAGTGCCGACGCCGTCAGCCGGCTCGCGAAGTTCTCGTCAGCCACTATCCACGAGGCACAGGGCCGTAGAGGCGCATTGAGCTCCCGCATCAAGCCCATCGACAGGGCCATGTCCTTCTGCGGACCCGCCACCACCGTCCGCTGCGCCCCCAAGGACAACCTGATGTTGCAGGTGGCCATCCACTACGCCCAGCCGGGGGACGTCATCCTGGCTTCCGCAGGGGAGTACGAGGAAGCCGGGACGTTCGGCGACGTCCTGGGCAACGCAATGAAGGCCAAGGGCCTGGCCGGGCTGGTGACGGACTCCGGTGTCCGCGACACCCAGGACCTCATTGAACTCGGGCTGCCCGTCTTTTCCGGCAGCGTGTCCATCAAGGGCACGGTTAAGGAGACCATCGGCCCCATCAACCACCCTGTGGTCTTTGGTGACGAAATCGTCTATCCCGGTGACGTCCTGCGCGGTGACGCCGATGGTGTGGTGGTGGTCCGCAGGGACGAGATTGAGGAGGTCATCCGCCTCTCCCAGGAACGTGACGACGCCGAGCGTGAGCTCATTGACCTGTACAAGGCAGGCGGCACCACCATCGATCTCTGCAACCTCACGGACGTCCTGAAAGCCAAAGGCCTGCTGGTGGAACAGGCCTAG
- a CDS encoding LysR substrate-binding domain-containing protein, with the protein MDTRKLAYFVQIVDSGSITKAAAALHVAQPALSQQVSALENDLKQRLLIRSKQGVKPTAAGHTLYRHAQSILRLVDQARQDVARSGAAPSGRVSVAIAPYSMASSLTPQIISEVASRYPDIVLHVTEIYGGVLSEAIKNGRLDMALIYEPGPIRGVQFTTMIVEDLHFVVNAGRERVQHADGGITLEEVARHGLFLPEQIHTLRQAVEAGFASKGLKLRLVGEVESVPSLARLLRADLGATIMPKSAADALFHEEDFQVLRIVDPALQCKIALCTPDHDPLSEAASAVLLVVKEMLQEMLSSKYSR; encoded by the coding sequence ATGGATACGCGGAAGCTTGCGTACTTCGTGCAGATTGTGGATTCAGGAAGCATCACCAAGGCCGCGGCAGCGCTGCATGTGGCCCAGCCGGCCCTGAGCCAGCAGGTTTCGGCGCTTGAGAACGACCTCAAGCAGCGCCTGCTGATCCGCAGCAAGCAGGGGGTAAAGCCCACCGCCGCCGGGCACACGCTGTACCGGCATGCCCAGTCCATCCTGCGCCTGGTGGACCAGGCGCGGCAGGACGTCGCCAGGTCCGGGGCGGCACCGTCCGGCCGGGTGTCCGTTGCCATCGCGCCCTACAGCATGGCTTCAAGCCTGACGCCGCAGATCATCAGCGAGGTGGCCAGCCGGTATCCGGACATCGTCCTGCACGTCACGGAAATTTACGGTGGCGTGCTCAGCGAGGCCATCAAGAACGGCCGCCTGGACATGGCACTGATCTACGAGCCCGGGCCTATCCGCGGCGTGCAGTTCACCACGATGATCGTGGAAGACCTGCACTTCGTGGTCAATGCGGGCAGGGAGCGCGTGCAGCACGCCGACGGCGGCATCACGCTTGAGGAGGTGGCCCGCCACGGACTGTTCCTGCCCGAGCAGATCCACACCCTGCGCCAGGCGGTGGAGGCCGGCTTCGCCAGCAAGGGCCTCAAGCTCAGGCTGGTGGGGGAAGTGGAGTCTGTCCCCTCCCTCGCCAGGCTACTGCGGGCTGATCTTGGTGCCACCATCATGCCCAAGTCCGCTGCCGATGCCCTGTTCCACGAGGAGGACTTCCAGGTGTTGCGCATTGTGGACCCGGCGCTGCAGTGCAAGATTGCGCTGTGCACCCCCGACCATGATCCACTGTCCGAGGCGGCGTCCGCTGTCCTGCTCGTTGTGAAGGAAATGCTGCAGGAAATGCTGAGCAGTAAATATTCACGTTAG